In a genomic window of Streptomyces sp. NBC_01142:
- a CDS encoding carbonic anhydrase: protein MILKRQDDLRPGTGRRALLRAALAGSAVATSGLGLGSAPAAAAPRTARTGARPTTPSQAMHELAAGNRRWRTYRQQHPDESPSVRRAMVSGQDPFAVILGCVDSRVPPELVFDQGLGDLLTVRSAGQVLDEAVLGSVAYGVLELDIPLILVLGHQSCGAVTAAVHADETGEQLPSHIQYLAEQIRPAIDHSQHGNARIDSSISRNVGLVRRRLATEPDLATRIATGDLAVVGARYELHNQLVHAID from the coding sequence GTGATATTGAAGCGACAGGATGACCTCCGTCCCGGTACGGGACGTCGTGCACTGCTCCGCGCGGCGCTCGCAGGCAGCGCAGTGGCCACCAGCGGTCTCGGGCTCGGCTCGGCACCGGCCGCAGCCGCACCCCGCACGGCGCGGACCGGCGCCCGGCCGACCACCCCTTCTCAGGCGATGCACGAACTGGCCGCAGGCAATCGGCGCTGGCGGACGTACCGTCAGCAACACCCGGACGAGAGCCCGTCCGTACGCCGCGCCATGGTCTCGGGTCAGGACCCCTTCGCCGTCATCCTGGGGTGTGTCGACTCCCGCGTGCCGCCGGAGCTGGTCTTCGACCAGGGGCTCGGCGATCTGCTGACGGTACGGTCGGCCGGCCAGGTCCTGGACGAGGCCGTCCTCGGCAGCGTCGCGTACGGCGTCCTGGAACTGGACATACCCCTGATCCTCGTTCTCGGGCACCAGTCCTGCGGCGCCGTGACCGCGGCCGTTCACGCGGACGAGACGGGTGAGCAACTGCCCTCGCACATACAGTATTTGGCTGAGCAGATACGGCCGGCCATAGACCACAGCCAGCACGGCAACGCCCGTATCGACTCCAGCATCAGCCGCAACGTCGGACTCGTCCGCCGTCGCCTCGCCACGGAGCCCGACCTCGCGACCAGGATCGCCACCGGCGACCTGGCCGTTGTCGGCGCCCGCTACGAACTCCACAACCAGCTCGTCCACGCGATCGACTGA
- a CDS encoding SPFH domain-containing protein — MADIIRRWGWRHLRSAPTAHIRHYKRGQLVHDGPGLSFWFRALTAALSEVPVDDRELTMAFHARTSDFQDVTVQATVTYRISEPATAAARLDFSVDPDTGIWRGTPLEQLSTLLTETAQQHALDVLARTPLSAALVDGVASVRERISDGLGAEPRLSATGIAVVAVRAVAIRPEPEVERALRTPAREQIQQEADRATYERRAVAVERERTIAENELASRIELARREEQLVDQHGTNARREAEERAAADAVRAEAEARRTVRLARAEAEAAREVGAARAHAQAAWLQVHDDVDSATLHALAIARLAENVPRIDSLTLSPDILTTLLTTLGGPGGRAGSATPAGSERT; from the coding sequence ATGGCTGACATCATCAGGCGCTGGGGATGGCGCCACCTCCGTTCCGCGCCCACCGCCCACATCCGCCACTACAAGCGCGGACAGCTCGTCCATGACGGGCCCGGACTGAGCTTCTGGTTCCGCGCGCTGACCGCCGCACTCTCCGAAGTTCCGGTCGACGACCGGGAACTGACCATGGCGTTCCACGCCCGTACGTCCGACTTCCAGGACGTCACCGTGCAGGCGACGGTGACGTACCGGATCAGTGAGCCCGCCACCGCCGCGGCCCGGCTGGACTTCTCCGTCGATCCGGACACTGGCATCTGGCGCGGTACGCCGCTCGAGCAGCTCTCCACCCTGCTCACCGAGACCGCGCAGCAGCACGCCCTCGACGTCCTCGCCCGCACCCCGCTGTCGGCCGCACTCGTGGACGGGGTCGCATCGGTGCGGGAACGGATCTCCGACGGGCTGGGCGCGGAGCCCCGGCTCTCCGCCACCGGCATCGCCGTGGTGGCCGTACGTGCGGTCGCCATCCGCCCCGAGCCTGAGGTGGAGCGGGCGCTGCGTACTCCCGCGCGCGAGCAGATCCAGCAGGAGGCGGACCGGGCGACGTACGAGCGGCGGGCCGTCGCGGTGGAACGCGAGCGGACCATCGCGGAGAACGAACTGGCCAGCCGGATCGAACTGGCGCGGCGCGAGGAGCAGTTGGTCGACCAGCACGGCACCAACGCCCGGCGCGAGGCCGAGGAGCGCGCGGCCGCCGACGCCGTCCGGGCCGAGGCGGAGGCCCGGCGCACGGTGCGGCTGGCCCGGGCCGAGGCCGAAGCGGCCCGTGAGGTCGGCGCGGCCCGGGCGCATGCCCAGGCCGCCTGGCTGCAAGTGCACGACGACGTGGACTCCGCGACGCTGCACGCACTGGCCATCGCCCGGCTCGCCGAGAACGTGCCCCGGATCGACAGCCTCACCCTCTCCCCCGACATCCTCACCACACTGCTCACCACACTCGGAGGACCCGGTGGACGGGCCGGTTCGGCGACCCCGGCCGGCTCGGAGCGGACGTGA
- a CDS encoding VOC family protein, with protein sequence MMLTSFYPVICTSRLQESRDFYTGLLGFEPTFEADWYVSLRRPGALPYELALLDHSHPTLPEAYRTPAQGLLLNFEVEDVDAEWERLVVRRGLRPELELRSEDFGQRHFIVADPNGVLIDVITPIAPDTSYADQYIDP encoded by the coding sequence ATGATGCTGACCAGCTTCTATCCGGTCATCTGCACCTCAAGACTTCAGGAGTCCCGGGACTTCTACACCGGGCTGCTGGGGTTCGAGCCGACATTCGAGGCCGACTGGTACGTGAGTCTGCGGCGGCCGGGAGCACTGCCGTACGAACTCGCCCTGCTCGATCACAGCCACCCGACCCTGCCCGAGGCGTACCGCACCCCCGCACAGGGACTGCTGCTCAACTTCGAGGTGGAGGACGTCGACGCGGAGTGGGAGCGCCTCGTGGTCCGGAGGGGACTTCGGCCCGAACTGGAGCTGCGCAGCGAGGACTTCGGGCAGAGGCACTTCATCGTGGCAGACCCGAACGGCGTCCTGATCGACGTGATCACACCCATCGCGCCCGACACGTCGTACGCGGATCAGTACATCGATCCGTGA
- a CDS encoding TetR/AcrR family transcriptional regulator: protein MTNGGRAQQREQTRRTLLDESRRLFATRGYGAVGLSEIVRAAGVTKGALYHHFDSKAALFRAVLEEVQQQVAETVAATAEAQDDPWMQFTAGCQAFLTASTDPDVQRIMLVDGPAVLGWSEWRALDEAASARHLADVLTALIEAGTITRQPVAPLTHLLSGAMNEAALWLAGSQEPEDLTDTRAALSQMLEALRAG from the coding sequence ATGACGAACGGCGGCAGGGCTCAGCAGCGGGAACAGACCAGGCGCACCCTTCTGGACGAGAGCAGACGCCTGTTCGCGACCAGGGGCTACGGCGCAGTGGGACTGTCGGAGATCGTCCGCGCCGCCGGGGTCACCAAGGGCGCGCTCTACCACCACTTCGACAGCAAGGCCGCTCTGTTCCGGGCCGTCCTGGAAGAGGTACAGCAGCAGGTCGCCGAGACGGTGGCCGCGACCGCCGAGGCGCAGGACGATCCATGGATGCAGTTCACCGCCGGGTGTCAGGCGTTCCTCACCGCCAGTACCGACCCGGACGTCCAGCGCATCATGCTCGTCGACGGGCCCGCCGTACTGGGCTGGAGCGAATGGCGTGCGCTCGACGAGGCCGCCTCGGCCCGCCACCTGGCCGACGTGCTCACGGCCCTGATCGAGGCGGGAACGATCACCCGGCAGCCGGTCGCGCCGCTGACGCATCTGCTGTCGGGCGCGATGAACGAGGCGGCCCTGTGGCTGGCAGGGTCGCAGGAACCGGAAGACCTGACCGACACCAGGGCCGCCCTGTCGCAGATGCTGGAGGCGCTGCGCGCCGGATGA
- a CDS encoding transglycosylase domain-containing protein: protein MRTWWSPDRTTERQKASWISAVGTPREAREAEDEDRSKKPDRKMHRERRRRTGLRRFFTWRKALVGVVCLFVLLVGGFTVLYLVIDIPRANALAKAQSNVYVYSDGTRIARTGEINRETVPLSKVPEGVRHAFVAAENKDFYSDSGVSLTGTARGIVNTVTGQGKQGGSTITQQYVKNYYLSQEQTVSRKVKELVISLKVDRHNTKDDILAGYLNSSYYGRQAYGIQAAARAYYDKDVEDLTVEEGAYLAALLQAPSQYDWTVASPAGKRLVQERWGYVLDNMVDVGWLDKGQRQPMRFPEPVEPKPAAGLGGQAGYLVDAARRELTASGISEQELAGGGWRITLNIEPDKQQALERAIGLGLGAEDSNQQAGAVSVDPRNGSIVALYGGRDYFKHYLNNATRSDYQAGPTFEPVVLAATLEAQRENNFDVGLKQIRETAADLGMDPTASGFNAPRATSLGLMGTSPLEMVGVHATLNNEGKKVTPSIVKSAQRDDFRTQLQGAVGGQVIDPGTADIVTKSLSDAVDPRTGGFSTAGPVAVGRNGRIAARATGPSDDRKAHWFVGGTPELVTSIGFFGEDTKTRKQVALDNIGDGFAARIWNMYTQEVLQDESSASSPAPTPPPPPTESSDGEGTGDEVAGSSEVP from the coding sequence ATGCGTACCTGGTGGAGTCCGGACCGGACGACGGAGCGGCAGAAAGCGAGCTGGATCAGCGCTGTCGGCACGCCCAGAGAGGCGAGAGAGGCCGAGGACGAAGACCGCAGCAAGAAGCCGGACCGGAAGATGCACCGTGAGCGCCGGCGGCGAACCGGCCTCCGCCGCTTCTTCACCTGGAGGAAAGCGCTCGTCGGTGTCGTCTGCCTGTTCGTACTGCTGGTCGGAGGCTTCACCGTTCTCTACCTCGTCATCGACATCCCCCGGGCAAATGCTCTGGCGAAGGCGCAGAGCAACGTCTACGTCTACAGCGACGGCACCCGCATCGCCCGCACCGGGGAGATCAACCGTGAGACCGTCCCGCTGAGCAAGGTGCCCGAGGGTGTGCGGCACGCGTTCGTCGCGGCGGAGAACAAGGACTTCTACAGCGACTCCGGCGTCTCCCTGACCGGCACCGCCCGCGGCATCGTCAACACCGTGACGGGCCAGGGCAAGCAGGGTGGCTCGACCATCACCCAGCAGTACGTCAAGAACTACTACCTCAGCCAGGAACAGACCGTCAGCCGGAAGGTGAAGGAGCTGGTCATCTCCTTGAAGGTCGACCGGCACAACACCAAGGACGACATCCTCGCCGGATACCTGAACAGCAGCTATTACGGCAGGCAGGCGTACGGAATCCAGGCCGCGGCCCGCGCGTACTACGACAAGGATGTCGAGGACCTGACCGTCGAGGAGGGCGCGTACCTCGCGGCGCTGCTGCAGGCGCCCAGCCAGTACGACTGGACGGTCGCGTCCCCGGCCGGCAAGCGGCTGGTGCAGGAGCGGTGGGGCTATGTGCTGGACAACATGGTCGACGTGGGCTGGCTGGACAAGGGCCAGCGGCAGCCGATGCGCTTCCCCGAGCCGGTGGAACCCAAGCCCGCGGCGGGACTCGGCGGGCAGGCCGGTTATCTGGTGGACGCTGCCCGGCGGGAGCTGACTGCCTCGGGCATCAGCGAGCAGGAACTGGCGGGCGGCGGCTGGCGGATCACGCTCAACATCGAGCCGGACAAGCAGCAGGCGCTGGAGCGCGCGATCGGGTTGGGGCTCGGCGCCGAGGACAGTAACCAGCAGGCCGGGGCGGTCTCGGTCGATCCGAGGAACGGCAGCATCGTGGCGCTGTACGGCGGTCGCGACTACTTCAAGCACTACCTCAACAACGCGACACGTTCCGACTACCAGGCCGGCCCCACCTTCGAGCCGGTCGTCCTCGCGGCCACGCTGGAGGCTCAGCGGGAGAACAACTTCGACGTCGGCCTGAAGCAGATCAGGGAAACCGCCGCGGATCTCGGAATGGACCCCACCGCGAGCGGCTTCAACGCGCCGCGGGCGACGTCGCTGGGCCTGATGGGCACCAGTCCGCTGGAGATGGTCGGTGTCCATGCCACCCTCAACAACGAGGGGAAGAAGGTCACTCCCTCGATCGTGAAGTCCGCGCAGCGCGACGACTTTCGCACGCAGCTGCAGGGAGCGGTCGGCGGTCAGGTGATCGATCCAGGGACCGCCGACATCGTCACCAAGTCGCTCAGCGATGCCGTCGACCCGCGAACGGGCGGATTCAGCACCGCCGGCCCCGTGGCGGTGGGCAGGAACGGGCGGATCGCCGCGCGCGCAACGGGTCCCTCGGACGACAGGAAGGCCCACTGGTTCGTCGGAGGGACCCCGGAACTGGTCACGTCGATCGGCTTCTTCGGCGAGGACACCAAGACCCGGAAACAGGTCGCCCTGGACAACATCGGCGACGGCTTTGCCGCCAGAATCTGGAACATGTACACCCAGGAGGTGCTGCAGGACGAGTCGTCGGCCTCATCCCCGGCCCCGACCCCGCCCCCGCCCCCGACCGAGTCCTCGGACGGGGAAGGGACCGGCGACGAGGTGGCGGGCAGCAGCGAGGTGCCGTGA
- a CDS encoding HAMP domain-containing sensor histidine kinase encodes MALRWRIAALVAAATCAVAAAVGVLVHEASRDRELSQARDAARTTLDRAAVTYARTGAVQGSGAALDAPGLPGGLRELVANGRQGTEFTAGSAGPAMWAARPADGRVLSVRVDMSTTMRDISALDGSIVLAGVLTTAVVLPVGVLTAGRMSRRLRTAAGTARRIAAGDLDARISAESRPHDEIADISMAVDTMAAALQERLRREQRFTADVAHELRTPLMGLVTSAELLPESEAAGYVRDRVRVLSTLVGELLEISRLDAGAEEADLAPCPLGPLVEEILARTGLSAQLVAGDAPAVPAGRDRHGQPADGTATVWTDPRRLERIITNLVGNAHRHGRPPVTVTVAVGVDGRTVTVRDRGPGFPESLLKDGPQRFRTGARERGTGHGLGLTIALGQAEVIGAVLEFANAPDGGALATLKLPVAPAPEREPIHS; translated from the coding sequence ATGGCGTTGAGATGGCGGATCGCCGCCCTGGTGGCCGCGGCCACGTGCGCCGTCGCCGCGGCCGTCGGCGTTCTGGTGCACGAAGCCTCGCGGGATCGCGAGCTGTCGCAGGCACGCGACGCCGCCCGCACCACGCTCGACCGGGCCGCTGTCACCTACGCCCGCACCGGCGCGGTCCAGGGTTCGGGCGCCGCTCTGGACGCGCCGGGTCTGCCCGGAGGCCTTCGCGAGCTGGTGGCGAACGGGCGTCAGGGAACCGAGTTCACTGCCGGATCGGCAGGGCCCGCGATGTGGGCCGCGAGACCTGCCGACGGGCGAGTCCTGTCCGTACGCGTCGACATGAGCACCACGATGCGGGACATCAGCGCGCTCGACGGAAGCATCGTCCTGGCCGGTGTGCTCACCACCGCGGTGGTTCTGCCGGTGGGTGTGCTGACCGCAGGGCGGATGAGCCGCCGCCTGCGGACCGCCGCCGGTACCGCGCGGCGCATCGCGGCCGGGGATCTGGATGCCCGGATCTCGGCCGAGTCACGCCCTCACGACGAAATCGCCGACATCTCCATGGCAGTGGACACGATGGCGGCCGCTCTCCAGGAGCGCCTGCGCCGCGAACAGCGCTTCACCGCCGATGTGGCCCACGAACTCCGCACGCCGCTCATGGGGTTGGTCACCTCCGCCGAGCTGCTGCCGGAGAGTGAGGCGGCCGGGTATGTACGTGATCGCGTACGCGTGCTCAGCACCCTGGTCGGGGAACTGCTGGAGATCTCCCGGCTGGACGCCGGGGCGGAGGAGGCGGATCTGGCTCCCTGCCCTCTGGGTCCTCTGGTGGAGGAGATCCTCGCCCGTACCGGCCTGTCGGCACAGCTCGTTGCCGGGGACGCGCCCGCCGTACCCGCCGGGCGCGACAGGCACGGACAGCCAGCGGACGGGACCGCGACGGTCTGGACCGACCCGCGCAGGCTGGAACGCATCATCACCAATCTGGTCGGAAACGCGCACCGGCACGGCCGCCCTCCGGTCACGGTGACGGTGGCGGTCGGGGTGGACGGCAGGACCGTGACCGTACGGGACCGTGGCCCGGGCTTCCCGGAGTCCCTCCTCAAGGACGGACCGCAGCGGTTCCGCACCGGTGCACGCGAGCGCGGTACGGGCCATGGGCTGGGGCTCACCATCGCGCTGGGACAGGCTGAAGTCATCGGTGCCGTACTGGAGTTCGCCAACGCCCCCGACGGGGGCGCGCTGGCCACGCTCAAGCTGCCCGTCGCTCCCGCGCCGGAGCGGGAGCCGATACACAGCTGA
- a CDS encoding sigma-70 family RNA polymerase sigma factor, with amino-acid sequence MSSELEAAVIVAAQAGDQQAQDRLVAESLPLVHNIVGRALHGHADVDDVAQESMLRVLSSLDGLREPGSFRSWLVTITMNQVRGHRRQDQAVPVDGGLEDAYDVADPRADFVDLTIMRLGLSGQRREVAEATRWLDDEDHEVLSLWWLEATDELTRAEVAAALGLSPQHTAVRIQRMKAQLETGRVVVRALSADHRCVLLELLVEQWDGMPSAPWRKRIALHARDCTVCSGSSAGLVPAERLLVGLALVPLATAFAPSGAPDFVDVSAGHEMSPGGGRAETRDALRRSRRARRRRAATVAATVAALVTAGGAVHLFTGEPEEDVMQPSVAAAAGAVLPLTVVTDSASLSASPSPSRSSESPKPSPTHSPSAHSPSAHLPSTLSPSTRPPEPSKPAPRASAAKPAPAPAPEAGGDRAAFVHQVTQLVNAERAKRGCAPVSANGRLVAAAQRHSEDMAARHYFSHTSPGGTDPGDRIDAAGYPWRTYGENIARGHQSPADVMNGWMNSPGHRANILNCAFREIGIGVHDASGGPWWTQAFGARS; translated from the coding sequence GTGAGCAGTGAACTCGAGGCAGCGGTGATCGTGGCGGCACAGGCCGGGGACCAGCAGGCCCAGGACCGACTCGTCGCCGAGTCTCTGCCCCTGGTGCACAACATCGTCGGCCGGGCACTGCACGGTCACGCGGACGTGGACGATGTGGCGCAGGAGAGCATGCTCCGTGTGCTGAGCAGCCTTGACGGGCTGCGCGAGCCGGGCAGTTTCCGGTCCTGGCTGGTGACCATCACGATGAATCAGGTACGCGGTCACCGGCGGCAGGACCAGGCCGTACCGGTCGACGGCGGACTGGAGGACGCCTACGACGTCGCCGATCCCCGCGCCGACTTCGTCGATCTGACCATCATGCGTCTCGGACTGTCGGGGCAGCGCCGTGAGGTCGCGGAAGCCACCCGCTGGCTCGACGACGAGGACCATGAGGTGCTGTCCCTGTGGTGGCTGGAGGCCACCGATGAGCTCACCCGTGCGGAGGTCGCCGCCGCGCTGGGACTCTCCCCTCAGCACACGGCCGTCCGGATCCAGCGGATGAAGGCCCAGCTGGAGACGGGCCGGGTGGTGGTGCGCGCACTGTCGGCGGACCATCGCTGTGTCCTGCTCGAGCTGCTCGTCGAACAGTGGGACGGCATGCCCTCCGCGCCGTGGCGCAAGCGCATCGCCCTGCACGCCCGCGACTGCACGGTCTGCTCCGGATCCTCGGCCGGCCTGGTACCGGCGGAACGGCTCCTCGTCGGTCTGGCGCTGGTGCCGCTGGCGACCGCCTTCGCCCCCTCCGGGGCTCCGGACTTCGTCGACGTGTCCGCCGGCCACGAGATGTCCCCCGGCGGCGGACGCGCGGAGACCCGGGACGCGCTGCGTCGTAGTCGCCGTGCACGTCGCCGACGTGCCGCCACCGTGGCCGCCACTGTCGCGGCGCTGGTCACGGCGGGCGGCGCCGTCCACCTCTTCACGGGTGAACCGGAGGAAGACGTGATGCAGCCGTCGGTCGCCGCGGCAGCCGGAGCGGTGCTTCCGCTGACGGTCGTGACGGACTCCGCGTCGCTGTCTGCGAGCCCTTCACCGTCTCGAAGCAGCGAGAGCCCGAAGCCTTCGCCGACCCACTCGCCCTCGGCCCACTCGCCCTCGGCCCACTTGCCCTCGACGCTGTCGCCCTCGACGCGGCCGCCCGAGCCGAGCAAGCCGGCCCCCCGCGCCTCCGCCGCCAAGCCCGCTCCCGCCCCGGCGCCCGAGGCCGGTGGCGACAGGGCTGCCTTCGTCCACCAGGTCACCCAACTGGTCAACGCCGAGCGGGCAAAGCGGGGCTGCGCCCCCGTGAGCGCCAATGGGCGGCTCGTCGCGGCGGCTCAGCGCCACTCCGAGGACATGGCGGCCAGGCACTACTTCTCCCACACCAGCCCCGGCGGCACGGACCCGGGCGACCGTATCGATGCCGCCGGCTACCCATGGCGTACGTACGGCGAGAACATCGCCAGGGGCCACCAGAGCCCTGCCGACGTGATGAACGGGTGGATGAACAGCCCCGGCCACCGGGCCAACATTCTCAACTGCGCTTTCAGGGAGATCGGCATCGGCGTCCACGACGCCTCGGGCGGGCCGTGGTGGACGCAGGCGTTCGGAGCGAGGAGCTGA
- a CDS encoding L-histidine N(alpha)-methyltransferase, with protein MTAVGYVHGYSEHEARRLGDQADTLAALLHTGSVYPAGSRVLEVGCGVGAQTVHLVTAGPEAYLTAVDVSEDSLAQARARVAADAPTATVEWCRADLFDLPYGDAAFDHLFVCFVLEHLADPQQALAGLRRVLRPGGTITVIEGDHGSAFFHPDSAGARAVIDQQIRLQSAAGGNALIGRQLQPLLARAGYADVVVRPRTVYADRTRPSLVEGFTRNTFIAMIESVREDALAAGLTTPADWDWGMADLSRTAEDDGTFHYTFFKARAVNP; from the coding sequence GTGACAGCAGTCGGCTATGTGCACGGCTATTCGGAGCACGAGGCCCGCCGGTTGGGTGATCAGGCGGACACCCTGGCGGCGTTGCTGCATACGGGATCCGTGTACCCCGCCGGCAGCCGGGTGTTGGAGGTCGGCTGCGGGGTCGGTGCTCAGACGGTTCACCTGGTCACGGCCGGTCCGGAGGCGTACCTCACCGCTGTCGACGTGTCCGAGGACTCCCTCGCCCAGGCTCGCGCCCGCGTCGCGGCCGACGCCCCCACGGCGACGGTGGAGTGGTGTCGCGCCGACCTGTTCGATCTGCCGTACGGCGACGCCGCCTTCGATCACCTTTTTGTGTGCTTCGTCCTCGAGCATCTGGCGGACCCCCAGCAGGCGCTGGCCGGCCTGCGTCGCGTACTGCGGCCGGGGGGCACCATCACCGTGATCGAGGGAGACCACGGGTCTGCGTTCTTCCACCCCGACAGCGCCGGCGCCCGCGCGGTGATCGACCAGCAGATCCGGTTGCAGTCGGCAGCCGGCGGCAACGCGCTGATCGGCCGGCAGTTGCAGCCGCTGCTGGCCCGTGCCGGATACGCCGATGTCGTGGTCCGCCCGCGTACGGTCTACGCCGACCGGACCCGGCCTTCACTCGTCGAGGGGTTCACCCGCAACACGTTCATCGCCATGATCGAATCTGTCCGGGAGGACGCACTGGCCGCGGGACTCACCACCCCGGCCGACTGGGACTGGGGGATGGCCGATCTGAGCCGGACGGCAGAGGACGACGGGACCTTCCACTACACGTTCTTCAAGGCCCGGGCCGTGAACCCGTAG
- a CDS encoding PLP-dependent aminotransferase family protein, translated as MHRSNGNASGRSITVGSDFLQLNADHAPMGGLSAWLARQLRLAISDGRLPVGSRLPATRVLAGELQVSRGVVTEAYQRLTEDGHVVGRGRGGTIVVAAPVAPPPPPPLPPPAQADRPTAHAVFGAPPDAEVFDRLRTLPARIDLSPGVPDLGAFPRTAWLRAERQVLSGLSASHFGYGDPRGTPALRLAVANWLARSRGIRADPSEVLIVAGTAQALGLLAQVLRHDGIREVAVEDPGSLGARQHLRHWQMDTPPVPVDPEGIRVDALRATNAPAVLVTPAHQFPTGVVLGGERRRALMRWAGEGGLVIEDDYDSEHRYDRPPVPALRSMFAERVCYAGSVSKLLAPALRTGWVLAPPKYQDALVDAKRFADLGNAALPQLVLAQLMESGAMERQLRLLRGRHRRRRDAMIEAIRTHLPGAVVHGAAAGLHLMITFEDDFPDTDLAAASLERGVKVQPLSWHSRRTDRPGLVLGYAASTATDIGEGVAILGSVLRRLC; from the coding sequence ATGCACAGGTCCAATGGGAATGCCTCCGGCAGGTCCATAACTGTCGGTTCCGACTTCCTTCAGCTCAACGCCGACCATGCACCGATGGGTGGACTCTCCGCATGGCTGGCTCGCCAACTCCGCCTCGCGATCTCGGACGGCCGTCTGCCGGTCGGGAGCAGGCTGCCGGCCACGCGGGTGCTCGCCGGTGAACTGCAGGTATCTCGTGGAGTGGTCACCGAGGCCTACCAGCGTCTGACCGAGGACGGGCACGTCGTGGGGCGCGGGCGAGGCGGCACCATCGTCGTTGCCGCTCCGGTGGCACCACCGCCACCGCCACCGCTACCGCCACCGGCGCAAGCGGACCGGCCGACGGCGCACGCTGTGTTCGGCGCCCCGCCCGATGCGGAGGTCTTCGACCGGCTCCGAACCTTGCCGGCTCGTATCGACCTCTCGCCCGGCGTACCCGATCTGGGCGCATTTCCGCGAACAGCATGGCTGCGCGCCGAACGCCAGGTGCTGAGCGGCCTGTCGGCCTCCCACTTCGGCTACGGCGATCCCCGGGGAACACCCGCACTGCGTCTCGCCGTAGCCAATTGGCTGGCCCGCAGCCGTGGCATCAGGGCCGACCCGAGCGAGGTGCTCATCGTCGCCGGCACCGCCCAGGCACTCGGACTGCTCGCCCAGGTCCTCCGTCATGACGGCATCCGCGAGGTGGCGGTCGAGGATCCGGGATCGCTCGGGGCCCGTCAGCATCTGCGTCACTGGCAGATGGACACCCCACCGGTCCCGGTCGACCCCGAAGGAATTCGTGTCGATGCGTTGCGTGCGACGAACGCTCCGGCCGTTCTGGTCACCCCGGCCCATCAATTCCCGACCGGGGTGGTGCTCGGCGGCGAAAGACGCCGCGCACTGATGCGGTGGGCCGGGGAGGGCGGACTCGTCATCGAGGACGACTACGACTCCGAGCACCGCTACGACCGTCCGCCGGTGCCTGCACTGCGGTCGATGTTCGCGGAGCGGGTCTGCTACGCCGGGAGCGTGTCCAAACTCCTCGCGCCCGCCCTGAGAACCGGCTGGGTCCTCGCACCCCCGAAGTACCAGGACGCCCTCGTGGACGCCAAACGGTTCGCCGACCTCGGCAACGCCGCGCTGCCGCAACTGGTCCTGGCCCAGCTGATGGAGTCGGGCGCAATGGAACGCCAGCTGCGCCTGCTCCGCGGACGCCACCGCCGACGCAGGGACGCCATGATCGAGGCGATCAGAACCCACCTTCCTGGCGCGGTCGTACACGGAGCCGCGGCGGGCCTGCACCTGATGATCACCTTCGAGGACGACTTCCCCGACACGGACCTCGCGGCCGCGTCGCTCGAGCGCGGCGTGAAGGTGCAGCCGCTGTCGTGGCACAGTCGGCGCACCGATCGGCCAGGACTGGTCCTGGGCTACGCCGCAAGCACGGCGACCGACATCGGCGAAGGTGTGGCAATCCTCGGCAGCGTCTTGCGACGTCTGTGCTGA